The genomic stretch ATGTTCTCCCTTCTTTGACTTCAGCCACTGTTGTTTTTTGTAGACGTTTCTTTTTGAGAAATTTACGTTGTTTCTTTCCCTGTTTGCTTTTGAATCTGTTTTTGTTGCCCTCTCTCTTCTTGTTTACTTTATTACCCCTACTAAGAGTCTCATTTCCAGGTGACAGGCCTATAGATGTGTTTAACTGAAACGTTGATGGCGTCACAGTCAAATGACAAATTTATGTCACAGCCAATCAGAAGTCGTTACatccaaaatcaaattatttgaaGTTGAAAGCACTTTGTAGTAAGGTGTATTCCATTTTGTGCAGCAATAATCAACCACTGAATAGACTTCGGGAAAATTGAGATTAATCTTGGCCTGATGTAGACTGATCTTTAACAGTTGATatcttaatgttttgttttatgccTCATTTGTAAAGGCTGTAAAAGTATCAAAATTTGATGGGTGGTGGTTATTTAAGATGAATCGCTTGAACATTTATATGCCatattcaatttaaaatgtatggATGGTGGGGTAAAATAAAATGTACCTTCCTCCCCcgccatacatttatttttggaacaACCCTAACAAAGTTgcttacatatacatttttttgtctCTGGTAAATagatgtctcatttgcaatcataccttttttttttattttaatttttttttttttaatagagaaGTTTACATATATTTATGAAGTAAGATTGCATTTATTACACATTCAATGTGATTATCAGAACCTTAATGTTAGTTtctaatttttgttcatttatctTAATTGCAATTAATCAAATAATACCTCAGAAATATAATTATATCCCTCATTCTTTTGAAGTACGGCTGAGCTGACTCTGTAGTTTAAAGATGATGAGGTTGAGAAGTGTTTTGTCTTAGGAGCTTTAAGAGCAATCAAGTTATTAAAGCTTTCATTTGCCTGTGATGAGCCCAAGTTAGATAGCTTTTTAGATTGTGGAACCAATTTTTGAATGAAGAGTTTCTCAAGGTCACATCTGAGTTGAGATGAAGATAAGTCTTTTCCACGAGGGAGATTTGAATGGATATAAGAATCTTTGTCTTTAAGGTAACCACACCAAGTTTCTTTGCAGTTTTCATGCTCAccaaatatatgttttattgagGCACGAAGGCCGTCCTCAATTCCACTTGGATTATCTACGTTCTGGTTTACAACGTATGTAAAAATTTTCACAATTGCATCACAAACCATCCCAGTTAATTCTTTGTGTTTTGGCATTAGTTCATGTAATTTTGATATTATGCTATGTTTTATATGATTTCTATCacttattttttccatttttgaattGGGCATTAACCGCTTGGCTCGGTCAAAACCTGTGGAATCATCATCTCCTACCACTTCTGATATATCCACTCCTTCTTCGTCTAATTCTTTCAACATTTCAACAACCATATCTGGTTCCATGCCCTgaaatagtttttaaaataatgtgtaTTTGTTAAACATTCAAATATACACCACAACCCCATGTTTGATAATCAAAAGCCTCAGACTTTGCATTGACACTGTAAAAATTCCTCAAATATGAAAGTACCCACTGTTTGATTGATTCAACAGTTTTATCTAACAATTCTTATAATCTGTCAATTATTTGATATTGAAATGTTTTGCAATCATGAAAGAATTAATTGTcctcacttttattttttgtcaaccCTGCGACTTTTTTCGCAGAGAGctggacatagggatagtgatcctgcggcagcggcgttagctaacttcttaaaagctttatattttagtagggggaagacctggatgcttcatactttgtatatgggtgcctcatgttacgaagtttccctCAGTCACAtttccaatgtccttgacctcatttttatggttcagtgactgcttgaaaaaaagattttggttttttgtaatgttaagttCTCTCTTATTTATAAGTAATAGGGTCactaactatatttggtatgtgcgtaccttgtaagGTCCTCATGTCTATCAggcagttttcacttgacctggacctcatttcatggatcagtgaacatgattgtaaggtgtacatatctagctggcaggtgtcatctgaccttggcctcattttcaaggttcaatggtcaaagttaaggtTTTGAGTTTTAGTTCTATTATTTGTTGTATGGGATAACTGTAAGGTaaacatgtctagctgacaggtgtcatctgacattcacctcattttcatggttcagtggtcaaagttaataagttttttgtgttttggtctgtttttcttaaactataagcaataggttaattaaatgtgttgtatggaagaattgttagctgtacatgcctgcctggcatggttcatctgaccatgaTATCATTTTATGGTTCAAAggtcaatgtttaattttcttggtttgtgttaagtttatgtgacagttgtaataaagctttatatttaggactatcaacataaactacattatatcaatgaatagttaagaaggcgagacatttcagtgtgtgcactcttgtagccaattaaaaatggattttttttccagacaaacttttttttttgcctgtggcgaaaaacaatatattttttttttgcgacaagttgaaaacaatttttttctttccattttatcattacatatagtggcagctgagggtgaaacaaacaaatttttttttctcagggtcaagaacaaattattttttttttcttaaaaagacGGGCGTATCATGTGCTCAAAACAGCTGTTAATTACCATTGTTATTGCTTTCATATGGTAAATACCTTTGCAGAACCACTCCAATTCTTTCTACACTTATGTTGTTTTGGTAAGATACCTCTGCCCTTTGCCCTTTCACAAATTCTACAGTTCGATATGCGAACCTTATGGTTTACAACTTTGCCTGTGGTTTTTCCAATCAGTGTTGAAACTCCTTCAAAATGCAAcatattgaaatacatgtatatctaaatcACAATATTCAAGCCAAAATGATATGACAAGAACAGGTTTATTCTCTATATGCCCCTTGTGGggccttaattggaaataaaatatcaaagaatccAAAAAAATGCAACTATGAATAAAGATTAATTTCAGACCATTTGGATCTCAATGTTCACCAATTAAAATTCAGAGCCTAGTTTCATGTATCTGTTTAAGGACATATGTATATTCAATTTTTGGTGTATCATTTatagattatttttatataaataaaaatatatgtcttAGGATAGCTCCATGAAAGCAGCCCCAGGGTCCAAAATTTAAAAGATTCAAGATATCAAAgaagcaatttatacaaagtattagaagTATTGTTTAAAGCCTGGTgtgcatttttaatttcctatgtaAATTTATATAGGAAAGGGAGGTCACTTGAGTTTTTTTGTCAGTGTTTgtttgatttctaaaaatatatgttaagtATAATTCTTTGATGGAGTTATAAGTTCTTTtttgaatatattatataaaattcaGCTCATGAAATGTGCAAAACCAAACagttatgtgtatttttttttattttgcactttTCATTTAACAAATTACAAAGTCATGGCTTTgtgaccaatttgaaaaaaaataatgttgcttTGTCTCTTCAGGTGCCAACAGACGGCCTTGGAACTATATAAATCGGGTATCAagttgttcatttttcatttatctcttcatttatgtaagtttcacctaactgccaccctttattttctcatatttagacagttttcacagtgacccacaAATTCTGGCATTTTGGCTTTCATTTTGAAAGATTGTCATGTGATCACCAGAAAAAAGTAAGGCACAATTtagatttgtttacatttttatattatatttgttcagcatctgccttgtttaaagaaactttaaaccactaGATGAAGAATATATCCTGAATTAATTTTATATTAGATTTGAGATTTTACCTTTacatgttaaatttttttaaatggtcaactaatgaatgaTGAAATCTAGTATGTAACTTGATAAAAGACATGAAAACACTGTTAGAGTTGTTTTTTATACTTCAAAGACGgctaaaatatcaacaatcaaGATTATCCATTGTATTATGTTTTATAGAAGTGgcaaagttataattttgtatcaatcttaattgatatttctgccttttttgcagagttatctctcCCTTTTTCAATGCAAATCAACATAGGAATTTTGAATCTTGATTTTTGTAGTCTTCCTTAAGTAAGAAtatatgggacttttttctgtgtatattttggGTATAGTGCtgaagattaaaacttaaaaatcttctgttgcaattactttgaGCTTAGAATCAAATTTAttctagattgactggactaatgGGGCATATGTATATTCCAAACATAAAGCAACTAATATTTAACAAGCAAAATGCATTTCTATAAATCTACCCCCCAGGTAATAACACTGAGTAGACATGAAATAAGTACTGTCATTTTTACCTGATAAGCTGTTGTATGATCGGCCTGGGCCCTTTTTCTGCCAGCATGTATCAGTACTTATGCATATTCCActtctactttctgtttgatCTTCTAATTTAATAGGAAAAAAAAATGATCTTCTAATTTAATAGGAAAAAAAATGCACATGTAAACTAGAAATATAAACAGCTGAATATAAATCAGTAATAATAGACCACTTCCCAGTCTTCTGTACTCCACTTTAATTAGCAGGTGTCTAAACTAAAAAactaccaagtcaggagcctctggcctttgttagtcttgtattattttaattttagtttcttgtgtacaatttggaaattagtatggcgttcattatcactggactagtatatatttgttaaggggccagctgaaggacgcctccgggtgcgggaatttctcgctacattgaagacctgttggtgaccctctgctgttgttttttatttggtcgggttgttgtctctttgacacattcccatttccattctcaatgttataaCATATTTTCATGCAACGTATCTTGTTTATTGTTTAGTTTAGACTTttaataatttggataaatgttttacattgataTAAATTTTATTAGAATCGGTGAacacgaatttgacagctagcATGGCTAGTGCCCTTTAAAGACAGGGATTAAAAggtacagaaaaaaaatagaatattccGTATTGATTAAATTAAGATAGTGACCTCcaatttcaaattaatttaagattttcataaaactttgcagctatctaaattttattttgatcttACAGAATGTTATATTGTTTGGTAGCTTGGTGTGTTGTTGTCAAATTAAATGActtcattttgatatttaaaaacagCAAGAATTTTCAGTTTGGACTAAATTCTGAAAGTcacctttaaatttttataaaacttttccaaatcaacttggattttcatttaAACTATATAGCTTTCTGAATTATATAATGATGTTACAGATTACAAGGTTGTTTGGGTAGTTTAGAGTGtagctgtcaaatttaaggaCTATATTCATTGGTTAAAAAAGCTATAATTTTCAGTTTGTACTAAATTCTGATAGTCACCTTTAAATATTTTCAagttataattcttttttttcatcaacatCTTTAGCTATCTCAATTAACTATGATCTCGTAAAATACCAGGTTATTTTGTAGTTTTGTTTATGGCTGTCAAATCTCAAAATTTGATATAAAGGTTTCTTTCTGAATTTAGACCAAACTGAAAATTTTGACATACTAAAGTCTTCTACCCTAAATTGCTTAGTATATGGTGAACTTGGACGATATCCCATCAATTTAGATATTAAAGTCCGTATAGTATTATTTTAGGTGAAATTAGTATGTGATAAACCGACTAAATTATCCGCGACCATTTATAAACTACTGTATAAGCTGTCAAATCAAAATGATGTAAAGTTTAGATGGTTAAACCATGTTGAATCTATTTTTAATGAAACGGGATTATCTTTTGTATGGTTATCTCAAACATGTATTAGTGACATATGGCTAAAAAATACAATCAGAACATCACTCTAAGATCAGTTTCAGCAAACATGGCTTTCAAATGTGCAAGCATGTCCGAAGAcattaaattatcgattttttaaGGATACTTTTGGGTTTGAgaactattttgacattttagaaTTTCGTGATATTTATACTTTATCCAAATTTAGAACCATCAACCATAAATTACCCATTGAGATAGGGAGATGGACAAATATTCAGAGAGATAGACGAAATTATAAATAATGTAACTCTAAAGATCTTGGAGATGAGTATATTATGATGTGCACAGAGACGTCAGTAAAAAGAAACgaatgtattgataaaaaatatgtaaatcgtccaaatataattatgtttaagaaaattatgaattaaaatataaaatctaaattgaGAAAGCTGTGTACTTTCATTAGATTTATAAATTTCCTTGTGTGCCCTCCTGGCTAAATACTATCAGTATAATTGTAAATAGTGTACATATTTTGCTCTGTGTAATCATGTATTTATATCTGTATTATTGATGTCATGTAGTGCCTGTATACCATTGTAATTGCAAAGGTTTgacagaataaagatatatatataaaacttcgTTTTACCTAGTAATTAAATCCTCAATCctaattttatgacaaatttaattaacaaagtaacaacattacCTGTATTTTGTACGatcaatatataattaaaatagctgtatagttttataaaaattcaagttgttttgaaaaagttataaagaaaattaaaggTGACTGTCTGAAAGTTCTTGCTTTTCTTTTGGTTGTGATTGTAGAAACCTGAGTCCGGACTGGTTGAGCATTGTCGAGACCATATTTAGACTTTACCAACATTATCAAGTACTCAATCAGGCTTATTAAGTAAAGTTTAAGAAAATGTATACAAATACAAAATGGCAATAATTGTTATCAAACCTGTTGTGGAATTCAATATTTCCATTTGCAAGTGTCTTTGTTGTGACATGATGGCCTGATTCTCAAGAACACTGCCGGCTTCATTTTCTCTAATTTTCAAGGTCTTTGCATCTATGCAGTGGACATTTAGTGAGGACAAAAAGTTGTTGAGCTGAGTCTCGCCAATACCTGTATGTATCATTCCTGTATTGTTTATTAAAAgatgtttaataaaaatgaaatgtcaatacattaaaaattatttcaatgtgtatttgtttaacatgtttaatgaagtgttttttttagaaaggCCTTTCATCATCACTACAAATTCTGTAATTACAGTGTAAGGCTATCAGAATTGTCTTTAATATAATATATGTGAAGCCTATAGGTGGTCGAAGGTGTTGGATACAGTGAAAGTTGAATTAGTATTGGAGGCACAATATCTCAGTAGTATGAGTTTGAAAGTTTGAATATCAGCGTTTGAAGAACAAATAAAATTGTGAAAGCAAATTCACAGACCTAACATTGTTGGACTCAAGTTaagatgaattatatatatatataccagtaaaCAGATTGTGTTATAAATGGGTTTGATgctatttatcatatattaaatCCAAGGTATGATTAATTACTTTGTATATTATGAATTTTCTCAATCAAGTAATTATTTCTTGTCAGTAttattcttttgtattttttttaactgttatttTCTTATTAACTTGCCCTTTCAAAAGCGcattgttgtttctttaatttgaaataaagtataatatatatgttattcGTCTATACATTTACAGAGTTATGTTCTTCTTTAGGGTAgctatgatactaaacccctaacaggagggatattgttgatattcatttgatgttttttctatattgggttgagatatcacaaaacatgtttaaccctgtcacatttttgtATCTGTCGCAAGTCAGGAGTCTCTTGCCTTATATAGTTCAtatttaggccacaccaatttaatttcttattCTACAGATTTGGGCGAGTAagtgatttgaaaaagttaataaaaaaatatttaatttgcaaattgtTGAGGTGAAGCTTGAAAAGTAagggcgagcgattataatttttacaaaaaaaaaacagtgcgggaaatggacatgattaaaTTTATGGATGCGgtaagcgggaatataaaaagataaaaaaactctgttttgaaaaaaaatggtgcgggcgggtccgtcgaacaacaAATCAcattggtgtggccttatataTTTCGGTCTTTCAGAGTTAACCTGTAGTATGATGTCCttaatcactgaactagtacatatttttgttaaggAACTAGCTGAAGCATACCTCAGGatgttctcattgttgaagacacatcagtggctgttttctgctctttggttgggttgctgtctccttgacacattccccatttccattctcatgtTACAACCAATAAAGTGTTATGCTATGAGATGAACattttagaaaatcattagaCACTACTATTTTTCCCTGAGGCAAATAAAATGAGACCGTAtgggggttagtaagtttcatatggggttcatgacgcgttaatggcaaCGTCATcttttaatgttgttgtgtttcattgtttatttgtcAACAAAACGCTGTAGAAAAAGTCCAGTGTCCGATAAATttgttatacggttaactactgaccccctacggatccatagagggtgaatacaattcataggggactcggcctccgggttcaccccctatggattttactaaccctctatggatccgtatgagttcagtagcgaaccatataacttatattgGGACGGTTAAAAactgtatatgaaaaaataacctGTTGCAGCTTTCGTGTTGACATAAAAAATTCCAACACCTTTCTTTTCTCTCCCAAAGTGGACCTTGCCTAGTTTAATTCTGTTTAAGGTTTGACATGACgaatttttacaaataatgtacACTATGCCGGTTAGCCCATAGCACCGTACTCCCTTTGCATCATGCAAATGTAATGGTATAGTACATTCTCTGCAACTTTTAAGTTGGTTAGCCAATGTGTCAAGTTC from Mytilus edulis chromosome 7, xbMytEdul2.2, whole genome shotgun sequence encodes the following:
- the LOC139481320 gene encoding uncharacterized protein, with protein sequence MIHTGIGETQLNNFLSSLNVHCIDAKTLKIRENEAGSVLENQAIMSQQRHLQMEILNSTTEDQTESRSGICISTDTCWQKKGPGRSYNSLSGVSTLIGKTTGKVVNHKVRISNCRICERAKGRGILPKQHKCRKNWSGSAKGMEPDMVVEMLKELDEEGVDISEVVGDDDSTGFDRAKRLMPNSKMEKISDRNHIKHSIISKLHELMPKHKELTGMVCDAIVKIFTYVVNQNVDNPSGIEDGLRASIKHIFGEHENCKETWCGYLKDKDSYIHSNLPRGKDLSSSQLRCDLEKLFIQKLVPQSKKLSNLGSSQANESFNNLIALKAPKTKHFSTSSSLNYRVSSAVLQKNEGYNYISELNTSIGLSPGNETLSRGNKVNKKREGNKNRFKSKQGKKQRKFLKKKRLQKTTVAEVKEGRTYHSSIGLEDFATIDIEEIPAIPQAETFTNIDDAPIVCFDLETTGLSKLHVYIIKLQK